The genomic stretch AAAATGTTGGCGTTTGACCGGTTAGCGCATTGATTCGCTCCAGTACTAGCTCTTTGCTGTTGCAAAGGTTGTCTACAATGATTGGCTCTATGCCCGCCAGCATCATTTGAATACATGTGTGACTTCCGATGTAACCCATGCCGCCCGTTACCAGTACTTTCACAATCAACCTCTCTTCACTGTCATTCATGATGAAATCTGAACCGATACTCTGTGTATTAGTTCATTGTTACAGAAATAGTAGCAGCCAATCTGACTATAATTCTGTGATCAGAACCACGAAGTGTAAACGTTTACACAAGGTTACACGAGACATATTGATATCAACATAGAGTTGACGAATAGATAGATAGTGCTAATCCATTGAAATTAAATGAGATCTTTATAGATAGTTAGATTTGCGACATCACAGAGGAGTTGAGCATTTATTTTACTAAAAGTTAATGCATTGGCTTTCAGTTTGATTACAATAGGTCAGTAGAATAAAGAGGTGCATTGCTTTTTTTACTAAAGACGAATTTCAAAGCAGCGCAATGTTCCAAGAACAGGAAGTGAGTATGGCAACGTTAAAAGATATCGCGACGGAAGCAAATGTTTCATTAGCTACCGTTTCTCGGGTTCTCAATGAAGATCCTACATTAAGCGTCAAGGAAGAGACCAAAAGGCGTATCTTTGAAATTGCCGAGAAGTTGGAATACAAAACCAGCAGCTCACGTAAATCGGTTAGCGGTAAAAAGCAGAACCACCACTTCCTTGCTCTGTACAACTACAAGCAAGAAGCGGAAGTTAACGACCCTTATTATCTATCGATTCGCCACGGTATTGAGACTCAGTGCGAAAAGATGGAAGTTAACCTAACCAACTGTTACGAAAGTAAAATACAGACAAACTCTAGCCAGATAACCGGTATTTTACTGGTTGGTAGAATGACGCAAGAAGTTATCGCACAAGCGAAAAAGCTCACCGATAATATCTGCTATGTCGACTTTACCGATCACTCTGAACCTTATGATTCAGTTGATATTGACCTGGCTCGCATCAGCAAAGAGATCACCAACTTCTTCATCAACCAGGGCTACGAACGCATTGGTTTCATCGGTGGCCAAGACGACATTAACACCTCTGATATTCGCGAAGTCGCCTTTGCAGAATACGGTGGTTTGAAGAACGTGGTCAGCGAACAAGATATCTACCGCGGTGACTTCTCTAGTTCATCTGGCTACAAACTGACGAAGAAGATGCTAGAGAGCGGCGATTACCCGAAAGCGATGTTTATTGCATCAGATTCGATTGCAATTGGTGTTCTACGCGCCGTTCATGAACACGGATTAAGCATTCCAGAAGACATTGCGCTGATCAGTGTCAATGACATCCCAACCGCTAAATTTACCTTCCCAAGTTTATCAACCGTTCGTATTCACTCTGAACTGATGGGAATTCAAGGTGTTAACCTTCTGATTGAGAAGGCACGCGATGGCCGTACTATCCCACTAAGAGTTTACGTACCAAGTAAACTCAAGCTGCGCGACACAACAAAATAGCACTATATTTCAAATAGATAACGAAAGGTCACCTCTACTATAGGTGGCCTTTTTTGTACCTGTTATCTCCCTCTCCAATCACATATCGCCTCTTCCAATCTGCTGTATAAAACACCAAATAGCATTCTTTTAAGTGGATCACACAGCACCGTAAAAAGCCCACAAAAAACGTGATGGAGTTAAAGTAAAACGTTTTCACTAATTTCATTTAGTAAAACTTTTACTAATAATTACCTCAGTCCAAAAATACTCGTATTCACTACGACCCAATTACGCATAAGAACGTCGGCCAGCATTCAAACAGGCCGAGAGAGAGGCAACGTGAACAACTGGGAAAACTTCCTGAACTTACATGAGAACCGTATGGCACCACGTGCTTACTTCTTCTCATACGCATCAGAAAAAACAGCTAAGACATTTCAACGTGAATTAAGCAGCCACTTTCAACTGTTAAGTGGTCAATGGAATTTCAGCTACTTCACTAACCCGTTACTGGTTCCTGAAGAGTTTTACTCTCAAGAGATGAGCGACTGGGGCCACATTACGGTTCCAAACATGTGGCAAATGGAAGGCCACGGCGATCTTCAATACACAGATGAAGGTTTCCCATTCCCAATTGATGTGCCTTTCGTACCATCAGACAACCCAACAGGCGCATACCAACGCTCTTTCTTCCTTGGCGAAAGCTGGGACGAGAAACAAACCATTATTAAATTCGATGGCGTAGAAACCTACTTCGAAGTTTACGTAAACGGTGAGTACGTTGGTTTCAGCAAGGGCAGTCGCCTAACCGCTGAGTTCGATATCTCTAGCCACGTAAAAGCGGGCAACAACCTACTTTCTATTCGCGTGATGCAGTGGGCAGATTCCACCTACATTGAAGACCAAGACATGTGGTGGACGGGCGGTATCTTCCGTGATGTTTACCTTGTTGGCAAAGAACAACTGCACGTTCAAGATCTAACGGTTCGTACTGATTTTGACGATGCTTACCAAAGCGCGACCCTTTCGTGCAATGTTGCTCTAGAAAATTTAGCAGCAGCGACCAACGCAACCCTTGAGTACGCATTGCTTGATGGCAGCCAAGTTATCTCGCAAGGCTCACTAGAGAACTTAAGTGTCGATGGCAACGCGAATACTCAATTCTCTATCGATGTGGTGAACCCTATTCAATGGAATGCTGAAAATCCGTACCTTTACCAACTGCTGCTTACACTGAAAGACGCTGACGGCAAAGTGTTAGAAGTGATCCCACAACGCGTTGGTTTCCGTGACATTAAAGTTCGCGATGGTCTGTTCTACATCAATAACAAATACGTGATGCTGCATGGCGTAAACCGCCACGACAACGACCACCTAAAAGGTCGCGCAGTTGGCATGGATCGCGTAGAGAAAGACTTGGTACTGATGAAGCAACACAACATCAACTCAGTCCGCACTGCACACTACCCGAACGACCCACGCTTCTACGAATTGTGTGACATCTACGGTCTATTCGTAATGGGTGAAACCGACGTTGAAACACACGGCTTTGCTAACGTTGGCGACCTAAGCCGCATTACTAACGATGCAGCATGGGAAGCGGTGTTTGTTGAGCGTATCGAACGTCATATTCACGCTCAAAAGAACCACCCTTCTATCATCATGTGGTCTTTAGGTAACGAGTCAGGCTACGGCTGCAACATTCGTTCTATGTACGATGCAGCTAAAGCGATTGATGACACACGTCTGGTTCACTATGAAGAAGACCGTGATGCTGAAGTGGTCGACATCATTTCAACCATGTACTCACGTGCTCAATTGATGAATGCCTTCGGTGAATTCCCACACGAAAAACCACGCATCATCTGTGAATACGCACACGCAATGGGTAACGGCCCGGGCGGTTTAACCGAGTACCAAAACGTGTTCTACAAGCACGATTCGATTCAAGGTCACTATGTTTGGGAATGGTGTGACCACGGCATTCTAGCGCGTGATGAAGCAGGTACCGAGTTCTACAAGTACGGTGGCGACTACGGTGACTACCCGAACAACTACAACTTCTGCATGGACGGTTTGATCTACCCAGACCAAACACCAGGCCCAGGTTTGAAAGAGTACAAGCAAGTGATTGCCCCAGTGAAGCTTCGCGATTTCGATGCGAAAACTGGCACCTTCACCGTTGATAACAAACTGTGGTTCTCAAACATTGATGACTACACCATCACTGCAGAAATTCGCGCTGAAGGTGAAACCATTGTTGTGCAACACATCAAGGTTGAAGAGCTGGCAGAGAACTCTAGCCGTGAACTAACACTTAACTTGCCACAACTTGATGAGCGCGAAGTGTTTGTGAACTTTACTGTTCGCAAAGATTCCCGCACGCCTTACAGCGAAGCGAACCACGATATCGCGGTTTACCAATTCCAAGTAAAAGAGAACACGGCGCAGCTAGAAGCCTTCTCTAACAACAATGCGACAGCACTGAATGTTGAAGAGTCTCGTCTCGCTTACCTAATCAAAGGCCACAACTTTGCACTGAACTTCTCGAAAGTGAACGGCAAGCTGACCTCATGGCTAGTCAATGGCGAAGAGCTGATTAAGTCAGAACCAAGACTCAACTTCTTCAAGCCAATGATCGATAACCACAAACAAGAGCACGATGGTTACTGGGAGCCAGCACACCTACAGATCATGCAGGAGCACTTCCGCACGCTTAATATTGAACAGGTAAACGGTAAGGTAGAGATCACCACTACCAGCATCATTGCTCCGCCAGTGTTCGATTTCGGCATGCGTTGTGAATATCGCTACCAAATCAGTGCTGAAGGCCAACTGAACGTTGAGCTAAGCGGTGAGCGCTACGGTGATTATCCTCATGTGATTCCAGTGATTGGTTTCGATATGGGCATCAACGGCGACTTCGACCAAGTTCAATACTACGGCCGCGGCCCAGAAGAGAACTACCAAGACAGCAAGCAAGCCAACATGATTGATGTGTACCAGTCGACGGTTGCAGACATGTTCGAGAACTACCCGTTCCCACAGAACAATGGCAACCGCCAACACGTTCGTTGGGCTGCGCTTTCAAGCCGCGCGGGTAATGGTATTGCGGTGAAACCACAGCAAGAAATCAACTTCAGCGCATGGTTCTACACCAACCAAAACCTACATCAAGCACAACACACTATTGAGCTAGAGAAGAGCGGTTACATCACGCTAAACCTAGACCACCAAGTGATGGGCTTAGGCTCTAACTCTTGGGGCAGCGAAGTGCTCGACTCTTACCGCGTGTACATGGACGAGTTCCGCTACGGCTTAACTCTGATTCCATTCCAAGCAGGCGATTGCGACGCGCAGCACCTAATCAATCATAACTTTGGTGATGAGTTCTTCACGGCAAATACGCCAGCGACTCAACCACAACAGAACGAGGCATAAGCGATGATCGTTTTAGAGAACTTAGAACAATTTAAAGTCGTTTACCGCGACGGTCGTAAATGGCAACGCTGTGTAGAAGCGATTGAAAACATCGGCAACATCAAAGATGGCGTGATGTATTCAATTGGTGACTCACTGGCTTACATGATTGAAGACGGCGTGGCTCGTAACACCGAAAACTTTACTGGCAACCGTCGTTACTTCGACGTGCATTACTACCTAGAAGGTCGTGAAACGGTTGAGTTCGCAGCCAAATCAGAGCTAGAACAAATCCAAGCTTACAGCGATGAAACCGACCGTGAACACCTACTGGGTAACGGTGAAACTCGTGAGTTAGCTGAAGGCCAAGTGGCGATCTTTGACAACAGCAAAGCTTACCGTTTTCACGGTGATAACCGAGTTCGCAAGGTGGTTTTGAAAGTGACTATTGAAGACGGTTACTTCCTTAATAAGTAAGTAAAACCCTATTAACTCACAGCGCATTTGAGCCTTGCCGTTCAAGGTTCAAATAGACTGAACAAACCCTCTATGCTTCTTCCCTACAAAGAAGCATAGAGAAATAACGACTATAATTATGTGATTCCCCGGAGGACACTATGTCTGAATCTGTACGCGGTAAGTTGGGCAAATTTGCCTTGCTCTCCATGACATTTGCAGCGGTATTTAACGTTCGCAACATCGTAAATAACAACATCGAATTGGGATTGAGTTCTGCTCCTATCTTTTTGCTTGCGACCCTTATTTACTTCATTCCATTCGTGTTCATCATTGCTGAATTCGTATCAGCAAACAAAAATTCTGAGTCAGGCATGTACGACTGGCTTAAAAAACCGCTAGGTACTAAAGCGGCCTACCTAGGTTCGTTCTTGTACTGGTTCGTGAACCTTTTCTGGTTTGTATCGTTGCTACCAAACGTTATCGCCTACGCATCTTACGCAATGCTTGGCTACGAATACGCCTTCTCTCCTGTCGTGACATCGGCCATCTCGATTGGTCTATTTGCTGCAGCAACGCACATCTCAACCAAAGGCGCGAGCTGGTTAGGTAAGATTGCAGAGATCGTGGCATACGGTGTATTTGCTCTGTTCGCGATTTACGTTATCGGTGCACTTATGGCGTTAGGCGGTAATCACGAACCGGTTGAACCAATCACGCTAGAAGCGATGACACCAACCATCAACTGGGCAACGCTGGGTATTATGTGTTGGATCTTCCAAGCAGCTGGCGGTGCAGAAACAGCAGCGGCATACCTAAACGATGTGAAAGGTGGTCATAAGTCTTTCATCAAAGTCATCATTGGTGCAGGTATCGCGATTGGTGCGATGTACGCTGTCGGCTCTCTACTGGTAAACGTATTCGTCGCACGTGATGAACTCACTTACGCTGGCGGTATGGTTGAAATCTTCACAGGCATGGCGAACTACTTCGACATTTCACAATCTCTAACGGGTCGCTTCGTTGGTATCGTACTGTTCGTTGCAATGTTCGGCTCGATGATGATGTGGACTGCGGCTCCTGTAAAAATTCACTTCTCCGAAATCCCTAAAGGTGTTTACGGCGAGAAGACAACAGAACTGAACGAGCACGGTGTTCCTGTTCGTGCAGCATGGTGGCAATTTGCGTTCGTATTCGTGATGCTTGTAGTTAACGGTTTCGGCTCTGAATCTGTACAAGACATGATGAACACGGCGATCAACCTAACAGCAGGTACCGCAATGTTACCGCCAATCTTCATCATGGTGGCTTACTTTGTATTCCGCTTGAAACACGACGACACACCGCGTGATTTCCGTATGGGTACTCGAGTTCAAGGTATGGCGGTTGTATCGGTACTGATTGGTATCTTCGTTGTGAGCATGACAGCATCGGCATTCCCTACAGGTGTTGACCTTGTTCAAGCCTTCTTCATCAACGTCTTCATGACAGCGGTATTCTCTGGTATTGCATGGTGGTGGATCTCTCGCTTTGAAAAGAAGCAAGCAGGTAAAGAAGCAAAGCTAGAAACGGCTAAGCAGTCATAACCTTAGCTAACCTTTAGTATTTATAAAAAAGCGCCCAACACGGCGCTTTTTTTGTTTTAAATCAGATAATTGAAATAACAACCTCAAAAATAAAAACGCCGTTCCGTCAAGGTTCCACTTCACGAAAAACACCAATTAATCGGTAATAAAACTCGAATAAAAACCAAGGTAAAATATTAACTAAATTTATTTACTCAAGGTCACATAATTGATCAATTTTGATTAACTTCCCGTCGCTTAATCTTTAATCTTCTTGCTGAAGAGACAAGCTGTTCCATATAAAAAAACGACACAAAGCCCCTACAAGCCTTATCAAACGTCGCACATGAAACAGCTAATCTCCTTACAGAACTTCTGAGTCGTTAACCTGTTGTTTGGGTAATAAATTTACTGAAAACAGCAAAGGTAAATCACTAAGAAGTCCGATCGTAAATCTATAAAAATAATATCTGAGCCAACCCTGATTGATCTGAGCGGGTGTTTGCCAAACCAACATAACAATAAAAGTGCGGCCTAGATCTTCCCTCTCTAGGACCAAGTTATAACGATCATCAACGTGATTCACCGGAGAACATCATGTCCGATAATAAACGCAGTACGATAGGCAAGTTTGCCCTACTGTCTATGACCTTCGCGGCGGTATATAGCTTCAATAACATCATTAATAACAACATCGAAATCGGCCTCTCTTCGGCTCCGATGTTCTTTTTAGCAACCATCTTTTATTTTGTTCCTTTCTGCCTGATAGTCGCTGAATTTGTGTCACTGAATAAAGACTCTGAAGCGGGTGTTTATTCTTGGGTTAAAAGCTCGCTAGGCGGTCGCTGGGCGTTTATTTCGGCTTACACATACTGGTTTGTTAACCTATTCTTCTTCACGTCTCTGTTACCTAGAATCATCGCTTACGCGTCGTATGCGTTCTTAGGTTTCGAGTACATCTTCACGCCAATGACCACGGCAATCCTAAGTACCATTTTGTTTGCGGTCGCGACTCACATCTCGAACAACGGCGCGAAGCTACTGGGTCCTATCACCTCTTTAACTTCGTCACTGATGCTATTGCTGACTATGTCTTACATCCTGTTATCAGGTGGCGCATTGGTTGGTGGCATCGAACCGGCTGACCCAATCACGATTGAGGCAATGACACCAAGCTTTAACTGGGCATTCCTTGGCGTAATCACTTGGATCTTCATGGCGGCTGGCGGTGCAGAATCGGTCGCGGTTTACGTAAACGACATCAAAGGTGGTCACAAATCTTTCGTTAAGGTAATCATCATTGCCGGTATCTTTATCGGTGCGCTTTACTCCGTTGGCTCTGTGCTTGCTAACGTGTTTGTTGCTCGTGAAGAGTTGAAGTTTACCGGCGGGTCAGTACAGGTATTTGAAGGGCTAGCAAGACACTTTGGATTGTCTGAGATCCTAATGAATCGCTTTGTGGGTGTGGTTTCATTCACTGCGATGCTGGGCTCGCTACTGATGTGGACAGCAACACCAGTTAAGATCTTCTTCTCTGAAATCCCTAAAGGCATCTTCGGTGAGAAAACTGTCGCGCTCAACAAACAAGGCGTGCCAGAGCGCGCAGCTTGGGTTCAGTTCTTCATCGTAATTCCACTGATGTTCATCCCAACACTGGCGTCGGACACAGTACAAGATCTAATGAGCACCATCATCAACATGACAGCCGCAGCCTCTATGCTGCCGCCACTGTTCATCATGATTGCTTACCTGCACCTGCGTGTGAAACTTGATCATCTACCTCGCGACTTCCGTATGGGCTCACGCCGAGTAGGCATTACCGCAGTGTCGATTCTTATCGGTATCTTCACGGTTGGGTTCTTTGCATCGACGTTCCCAACGGGCGCAGACATCATGACTATCATCTTCTACAACGTGGGTGGCATTGTGATCTTCCTTGGCTACGCGTGGTGGAAGTACGGTCAATACGAGAAAAGCTTGTCTCCTGAAGAGAAGAAGTTGGAAGCAAAGCCAGAACCTGCTAACGCTTAATTTGGCTTGATACTCTCATTAAAAGTCTAAGGCACTCTCCGTTTGGTGAGTGCCTTTTTATTTACAAGCCTGTTTATTGGTTCAAAATTCGATTCACACCCCAAATACCTCCCACCCCAAGCATTAGCGTACA from Vibrio pomeroyi encodes the following:
- the ebgR gene encoding transcriptional regulator EbgR; its protein translation is MATLKDIATEANVSLATVSRVLNEDPTLSVKEETKRRIFEIAEKLEYKTSSSRKSVSGKKQNHHFLALYNYKQEAEVNDPYYLSIRHGIETQCEKMEVNLTNCYESKIQTNSSQITGILLVGRMTQEVIAQAKKLTDNICYVDFTDHSEPYDSVDIDLARISKEITNFFINQGYERIGFIGGQDDINTSDIREVAFAEYGGLKNVVSEQDIYRGDFSSSSGYKLTKKMLESGDYPKAMFIASDSIAIGVLRAVHEHGLSIPEDIALISVNDIPTAKFTFPSLSTVRIHSELMGIQGVNLLIEKARDGRTIPLRVYVPSKLKLRDTTK
- the ebgA gene encoding beta-galactosidase subunit alpha, yielding MNNWENFLNLHENRMAPRAYFFSYASEKTAKTFQRELSSHFQLLSGQWNFSYFTNPLLVPEEFYSQEMSDWGHITVPNMWQMEGHGDLQYTDEGFPFPIDVPFVPSDNPTGAYQRSFFLGESWDEKQTIIKFDGVETYFEVYVNGEYVGFSKGSRLTAEFDISSHVKAGNNLLSIRVMQWADSTYIEDQDMWWTGGIFRDVYLVGKEQLHVQDLTVRTDFDDAYQSATLSCNVALENLAAATNATLEYALLDGSQVISQGSLENLSVDGNANTQFSIDVVNPIQWNAENPYLYQLLLTLKDADGKVLEVIPQRVGFRDIKVRDGLFYINNKYVMLHGVNRHDNDHLKGRAVGMDRVEKDLVLMKQHNINSVRTAHYPNDPRFYELCDIYGLFVMGETDVETHGFANVGDLSRITNDAAWEAVFVERIERHIHAQKNHPSIIMWSLGNESGYGCNIRSMYDAAKAIDDTRLVHYEEDRDAEVVDIISTMYSRAQLMNAFGEFPHEKPRIICEYAHAMGNGPGGLTEYQNVFYKHDSIQGHYVWEWCDHGILARDEAGTEFYKYGGDYGDYPNNYNFCMDGLIYPDQTPGPGLKEYKQVIAPVKLRDFDAKTGTFTVDNKLWFSNIDDYTITAEIRAEGETIVVQHIKVEELAENSSRELTLNLPQLDEREVFVNFTVRKDSRTPYSEANHDIAVYQFQVKENTAQLEAFSNNNATALNVEESRLAYLIKGHNFALNFSKVNGKLTSWLVNGEELIKSEPRLNFFKPMIDNHKQEHDGYWEPAHLQIMQEHFRTLNIEQVNGKVEITTTSIIAPPVFDFGMRCEYRYQISAEGQLNVELSGERYGDYPHVIPVIGFDMGINGDFDQVQYYGRGPEENYQDSKQANMIDVYQSTVADMFENYPFPQNNGNRQHVRWAALSSRAGNGIAVKPQQEINFSAWFYTNQNLHQAQHTIELEKSGYITLNLDHQVMGLGSNSWGSEVLDSYRVYMDEFRYGLTLIPFQAGDCDAQHLINHNFGDEFFTANTPATQPQQNEA
- a CDS encoding beta-galactosidase subunit beta, translated to MIVLENLEQFKVVYRDGRKWQRCVEAIENIGNIKDGVMYSIGDSLAYMIEDGVARNTENFTGNRRYFDVHYYLEGRETVEFAAKSELEQIQAYSDETDREHLLGNGETRELAEGQVAIFDNSKAYRFHGDNRVRKVVLKVTIEDGYFLNK
- a CDS encoding amino acid permease, whose protein sequence is MSESVRGKLGKFALLSMTFAAVFNVRNIVNNNIELGLSSAPIFLLATLIYFIPFVFIIAEFVSANKNSESGMYDWLKKPLGTKAAYLGSFLYWFVNLFWFVSLLPNVIAYASYAMLGYEYAFSPVVTSAISIGLFAAATHISTKGASWLGKIAEIVAYGVFALFAIYVIGALMALGGNHEPVEPITLEAMTPTINWATLGIMCWIFQAAGGAETAAAYLNDVKGGHKSFIKVIIGAGIAIGAMYAVGSLLVNVFVARDELTYAGGMVEIFTGMANYFDISQSLTGRFVGIVLFVAMFGSMMMWTAAPVKIHFSEIPKGVYGEKTTELNEHGVPVRAAWWQFAFVFVMLVVNGFGSESVQDMMNTAINLTAGTAMLPPIFIMVAYFVFRLKHDDTPRDFRMGTRVQGMAVVSVLIGIFVVSMTASAFPTGVDLVQAFFINVFMTAVFSGIAWWWISRFEKKQAGKEAKLETAKQS
- a CDS encoding amino acid permease; protein product: MSDNKRSTIGKFALLSMTFAAVYSFNNIINNNIEIGLSSAPMFFLATIFYFVPFCLIVAEFVSLNKDSEAGVYSWVKSSLGGRWAFISAYTYWFVNLFFFTSLLPRIIAYASYAFLGFEYIFTPMTTAILSTILFAVATHISNNGAKLLGPITSLTSSLMLLLTMSYILLSGGALVGGIEPADPITIEAMTPSFNWAFLGVITWIFMAAGGAESVAVYVNDIKGGHKSFVKVIIIAGIFIGALYSVGSVLANVFVAREELKFTGGSVQVFEGLARHFGLSEILMNRFVGVVSFTAMLGSLLMWTATPVKIFFSEIPKGIFGEKTVALNKQGVPERAAWVQFFIVIPLMFIPTLASDTVQDLMSTIINMTAAASMLPPLFIMIAYLHLRVKLDHLPRDFRMGSRRVGITAVSILIGIFTVGFFASTFPTGADIMTIIFYNVGGIVIFLGYAWWKYGQYEKSLSPEEKKLEAKPEPANA